A window of Sulfurihydrogenibium sp. contains these coding sequences:
- a CDS encoding beta-ketoacyl-ACP synthase III: MSSEIKGIGMYVPERVLTNHDLEKILDTSDEWITTRTGIKERRIADEWVKASDLAFRASKEAIENAGITPKDIDIIIVATSTPDNIFPSTACILADKLGCKNPMAFDFSAACSGFIYGITIADSFIKSGKAENVLVVGSEVFSKIIDWTDRTTAVLFGDGAGAVVISKSNSSSDILSTVMKSDGSYGHLLHCQVGEKLRMQGRETFKQAIKSMETACLKALQKAGINKEDIKLVIPHQANIRIIQALAEKLELPLEKVYSNIHRYGNTSAASIPIAMYEAYKEGRFNKGDYILLTAFGGGLTWGAAVIRF, translated from the coding sequence ATGTCCAGTGAGATAAAAGGCATAGGAATGTATGTTCCTGAAAGAGTTTTAACTAACCATGATTTAGAAAAAATCCTTGATACATCGGATGAATGGATTACAACAAGGACCGGAATAAAAGAAAGAAGAATAGCGGATGAATGGGTTAAGGCAAGCGACCTTGCTTTTCGCGCATCAAAAGAAGCTATTGAAAATGCAGGAATAACTCCAAAGGACATAGACATTATAATTGTAGCAACGTCTACTCCGGACAATATATTTCCTTCTACGGCTTGTATATTAGCCGATAAACTTGGATGTAAAAATCCAATGGCTTTTGATTTTTCAGCTGCTTGTAGCGGCTTTATATATGGCATTACAATAGCAGATAGTTTTATAAAATCCGGGAAAGCTGAAAATGTTCTTGTAGTTGGAAGTGAAGTTTTTTCAAAAATAATCGATTGGACTGACAGGACAACTGCAGTACTATTTGGCGATGGTGCCGGAGCTGTTGTTATTTCCAAATCTAACTCTTCAAGCGATATTTTATCAACAGTGATGAAGTCTGATGGTTCATATGGTCATCTTTTACACTGTCAGGTTGGTGAGAAGCTGAGAATGCAAGGAAGAGAAACTTTTAAACAAGCTATTAAATCCATGGAAACTGCTTGCTTAAAAGCATTACAAAAAGCCGGGATAAATAAAGAAGATATTAAGTTAGTAATTCCTCATCAAGCTAACATAAGGATCATTCAAGCATTGGCTGAAAAATTAGAATTACCGTTAGAAAAGGTTTATAGCAATATTCATAGATACGGAAATACAAGTGCTGCATCCATTCCAATTGCTATGTATGAAGCTTACAAAGAAGGAAGATTCAACAAAGGAGATTATATTCTTTTAACTGCCTTTGGTGGTGGATTAACCTGGGGTGCAGCAGTAATTAGATTTTAA